The Equus asinus isolate D_3611 breed Donkey chromosome 14, EquAss-T2T_v2, whole genome shotgun sequence genomic sequence GATAAAGATGGGCCTACACAGAACATTCAGGGTGAAGCTGCCAAACTCTGGGCCGAGGAGGAGAGCCTCCACGCTGCCAGGAGGAAGCCTGGCCCACAGAGGACCAAGGCAGAGCGGCCTGGGATTCTCTAACCCAACAGCCCAAACAAGAAAACGAAGCCCACCTGCCAACACCCGGGGAGAACCCAAAGAGAGAACGCCACCCCCAAGCAGCTGACCAAGCAGAAGCAGAGAAGGCAGACTGCGAGAAGCATGCTCTCAATTTGTCTCCCACGCTCCTCCCAGGCAGCAGGTGCAGGGAATAAaccaagagggaaagaaacagacacaggGAAGCAGGACCCACTGTTGGGAGGCACAGGAAACGAGGGTCCATCGCAAGAGAAACGCCAAGGGCATCTCTTGGCCAGGTCCTCAGGTCAGAGGCCTGGAACCCCCAGCCAGAAGCACACTCCGAGCCTGCTGGGAGGGTGGAGGACGGGGAGAGCACGTGCAACGTCGGGGAAGACAGAAGCTCAGTGCTCAGCTCACACTGCGGGAAACAGCTAACCCCCCACCTGAAGGGTGCGCGGAACACCCCCAGGTGTAACAGCACACGCACTTGGAGAGAAGCAGACGCCCACACAGACACAACTGGCTGAAGGTGGCAAGCGGCTGCCGTGGGAGCAGGGGCCTGCTGTTTTCCTAACATGCTTGACTCCAAACAAACACGCGTGTAACTAATAAAATCACCAATGACACCAAAGCAAGAGCGCCAGACGCTTGACTTGACGCTTCCCCAGGAGCAGCTCAGGAGAAAGTGCACACTAACAGAACGAGTCTAGAAGACCACATTAACTCTCCATCTTGGAGAAAGTGTGAAGTTCCTGCAAAGAAAGCAAATCCTAAAGTAGACCCTAACATATAAAGAACGTGTTTACATGACTGTAAACGCCCGTGCCATTCCCAAGACGGGAAGACGCTGACGCTTCAGTGCGGTGACATTTTGCACACCAACTATGAGGGATAATTTGCATTGGTAGGTCACCAGCCTTGCCCCCTAAGGACATCCCAATGCTCCCAGAGCTGACACAGCCACGTCCttaccttctctctcctcccagggtGAGATTTACAATCTCGATCAATGTGCTCACCAACCACCACATCTGGGATCTCTCCCTTTTTGATCGGGATTGGGTTGTTACAAAGTGGACATACTGGCACCTGAACATCCTAAAAATAATGGATATAAAATGATATTCCAGATTCAGACAAAACTCGCAAAAGGAAAGGTCCAATGGTACAGCGCATTCAAAAGCAAGCCGAGTGTAAACACGCAGGAGAAGAAGGTGTCGTCAGTACAACGGATTAACGGTAAGGGATCCCCAGAGCTGGAGGATAAAGGAGCTGTAAGTGGAATCTAGCAGAATTTAAACAGACGGACTATTGATCAATGGCAGAAATGACCCTAAGACAGTCCGTCACGGGCAGCCAAGGAAGGAAGCTGGTGACATCAATCCGATGGTCTCAGGACAGCAGGGCTGCTCGTCCAGCACCGTCCGGGTGAGAAGAGAACCTGCCCAAACGCCTCCAGAGTGGAGGTGACAGCAGAGCACACCAGCCATAAAGCTCCTCCAGCGCCCAACGGCCCACACCTCCTGATGCTTCTGCGGCTCCCACATGATTCACCCACGGGAGACACTCAGCAGCTGATGCGGGAGCACACAGCTGGGCGGAGCTCGCAGGTACCTGATCATGGGCCAAGCTCACCTGGGGCTCTGGAGGGAGGCAACAGAGCCCCCAGCAGCTGAAAGCCCAGCGCAGTTAAAAACCTGTGGGCCAGCGAGGAGCTGAGGAAACCTAGCtcagggaggaaactgaggggaCAACCGACACCCAGCAGGTGACAGGTAATCAGAGCATTATGGGGGCCTACTGTCTGTGGGCTGAGCTGCAGGAGTCACCCAGGGGTACTCCCTCAGGTGGCAAGTCTGCCAAATTAGGAAACAAAGCACTACCAATGATCTCCAGCCAGACTCTCCCTATCTAGGGACAAGGGAGGGTCAAGTCAACAAATAAACTGGGTAGTGTGGCCTGGTCATCAGTGTCTGGTACGCGagtcaccctccccccaccccatgatGACACAGGAAACACTGGAGGGTCAGGGCCTGGCCACCACTGATCGAAGTTTGTAACGCTTCTAACTGCCCTCATGGTGAAGCAGCAGAGTGCTGGCACGAAGCGGTCACTAAAATAATCTCTGAGCCACCCCAAAACAAAGTGGACACAGGCTTGGAACCATGTGAAAAGTCACTAAGAACAGTCTCAAACCTGTGGACTTACGCAAGTCAGTTTTCTTGAAGTCATCTTCCAGTTTCCTTCATGCACCATTTGAACCACTTACACGTGATGTTGAGGCTGCAGTTACCCATGTAAGTGTTTTTAACACCTCCCAGATTAGACTCCACGTCAAGCATTAAACCATTTCTCACACCCCACGAAGACACAGCTGTGTTTCCCTTGGTGTAATGGATCAAAGGAGCCAAGCATGTGACACGTAAAGTAAGCTTCGGAGGTCTGGATACAACAATTTGACTCCCCCAGTCCGTGAAAGCACAACCTGCTGCGTTAAGAGCTGTGCTATCCAGCACTTCCTGCGACGGCGGAAATGCCCCGTAGTGGCACCATCCACTACAGGAGCCACTGGCCACAAGTGGTCAGTGAACACCTGAAATGCCGCTATGTGACTGAGAAACTAGATTTTAAGTTCTGTTTAATtattagctacatgtggctagaaTCTACTATTACGGACAGCACAGCTTTAGAGAGCAAAGAATAAGAACCTTGCGAATAAAGTATGATCAATTACCTTCTTGAATGCATAGGCACATTTATGCGCAGTATAGGTAAAATGATCTTTACAGAAATCCTGTTTACATGCGTCACATTTTAACggaagaaaatctaaaaaagagaaaaaacagtaacatgttttaaaaactagAACAAAAGAATTATAGAGCATATTAAACAGGCATTTACCTACACTAAGTTCTTTATGCCATCGAATACATCCTCGAGTTATCACAGGAGAGACAAATTGGGGGTCATGAAACTGACATGAATTCCACCTGCTACACTGAAGAATCTATAAAGCTATCTTTTCAAAAGAGATCCCAGCTGGCGGTATCACAAGCATTCAAGCAGCACGCTGGTATCCACTCGGCCTGGCAGCCAGCCTCCTCTCAGGCCTTATAGATACTAAGCGATAATGCTGAACAGAACCGCACCTCAGGCCAGTTCCCCACActggaaaaccagaaaagccaaaaCCCAGAGAACAGGAGCTAATTCAGATAACAGCCAGTTCTCCCCCacaaaacatggaaaaaaatacCCATTTCCTAGGAATATGCTCTTAAAAGTGCTTACCTAGCTGATTGCAAGTTTTTTCTGAACAATGCTTCCCCAAATCAGGGAACTCCATTGTGAGAAAGTGTCCAAGCCAGAGAGTGGAGCGAAGTGTCCCCTACAAGAATGAGAACAATTAGGAGGAAGGAAATGCCTCCCAGGCCCAGTCACCAGGATTTGTAACTTACAGCTAAAAGGGTAAACCAATGTGCTCTGCAGGCAGCACTAACCGCCCAAGTCACCCCGGGCCCCGTGGGGGACTAAAATGTCACAAATTCTTGTCTTTCAGCAAAGGGGAAAACAGAAGTTTGGGCACAAGCACCAGCTCACATTCAGAACCAACCCCATTACCAGACGGATTGTTTTTCAGTCCTTTTAGTTCCTACTTTATGAAGCTCACCCTGAATTCAAGTTTTCATTAAACCATATTTGACTCATACTGACAGAGGCGTCCCAGATTAATTTTACACAGCTTCCAGTGAAAGTCACAGCCTCGGTGACACTTAAGGCACAATCTCATCAACTGAATACACTTGTTGACACAAACAAAACTCTGTTACCAGGTGCTAAATCACATTAGTTGACGACACTACCCCAAAGAGACTCAACTCTGTCCCTCGCCGCTCCCTTTAACTCCCTTAGGCATTGAGTCTTACTTAGAACTTATCCTTTAATGACAGTTAACCTGGAGTTGGTCAGACAGAGGAGCAAGGTGTTAATTCACCCTGGAAAATAGGCAGACAACCGAGGAAGGTAGTGCACTTGGGAGAAAACTGAAGTCCACAGCACACGCCACAACGTCCGTggcacgccccccccccccgccccccggccatGTACCCACCAAGCCTCTCCAAACTCTTGTCCCTCCCAGAATTCAAGTCCCAAGGGCCTTTTCCAGACCTTCCCAACAGCTCTCTCCACTCCTGGGAGCGTCTCCTATGCCATCCTCTAAGCCTGGGAGACTGGCCACACAAGTGTCACTTCCTCAAAAGGGCCTTTCCTAACAGCTCGCACGCCTCGCCTAAATCACAAATCCTCTGCTCTTAAAGGTCCCTGTCATTCCCTTCCTAGCACCCATCCACCGGGCTTCCAATCGCAGCTTCGTTCTTTACTCCCAACTCCAGAGGCGCAGGGACCACGCCGGGTTTGCCCATCGCTGCACCAGAAGGGCCTAGCAAGCGTGCGACACCCAAAGAGTGTTCCAAGATCTCAAGTTCAAGAACTGACGCGAATCCGACGTCAATCCCGACGAGGTCTTGCTCCCAATACCACAGCAGCAGAGTGAGAGCCGCTGACTGGGGGTCTTTCTGCTGGGGCATTAACGCCCTAGCCGTCCATCCAAGCCGGGGCACGCGTGCCTGGCAAGGTTTACGACCGTGGCCCTACACACCCCGTGGCCGGCCCCAGCCCTGGACCCCGGGCAGGTTCCCCAGGCATGGTCCCAGCCCTGGACCCGTATGCAGACCCCGGGCAAGACCCCTGGGCCCCGGCCCTGG encodes the following:
- the ZFAND2A gene encoding AN1-type zinc finger protein 2A isoform X1, with the protein product MEFPDLGKHCSEKTCNQLDFLPLKCDACKQDFCKDHFTYTAHKCAYAFKKDVQVPVCPLCNNPIPIKKGEIPDVVVGEHIDRDCKSHPGRREKIFTYRCSKEGCRRKEMLRVACDQCHGNFCIQHRHPLDHSCTRGSRPITAAGCSAAGASRSKPSAALHALSSSWLAQRFRWKVKR
- the ZFAND2A gene encoding AN1-type zinc finger protein 2A isoform X2, with product MEFPDLGKHCSEKTCNQLDFLPLKCDACKQDFCKDHFTYTAHKCAYAFKKDVQVPVCPLCNNPIPIKKGEIPDVVVGEHIDRDCKSHPGRREKIFTYRCSKEGCRRKEMLRVACDQCHGNFCIQHRHPLDHSCTRGSRPITAAG